A window of the Megalopta genalis isolate 19385.01 chromosome 2, iyMegGena1_principal, whole genome shotgun sequence genome harbors these coding sequences:
- the Nup98-96 gene encoding nuclear pore complex protein Nup98-96 isoform X1, with translation MFGQTGNTSFSGFNTAQQTSPFGQSAFGKPIATTSFGSGTTPVFGSGNTSLFSSKPAGSTAGGLFGNTTTPPAFTQPSFGGFGTTNTNTNLFGNQQNASTSLFGATTGTSAFGQSNKPGGFSFGASTGTNLFGQPQQTTQQTTPFGQTNSTGNTNLFGSTPGFGSTNTTNTGVIGTVVKFTPVITTDSMSKNGISHSISARHCCIVAMKEYESKSYEELRFEDYSVGRKGPSTGLFGTPAQPSPFVNAGAGTSTATTGFGGMSGGFGTTTQSGSSGPFGKPMTSFGTPSTTTTNSFAFNSTANTNLFGSNNQAKPFGTAAPTPLFATSNTNQTAGTGFGGINTAQNTGFGPTFGSTQPNQSIGLFNQNKSAFNVPSTSSSTAFTSFGQTPSGNTGSTLFGTKSTGTTGFGSASTFGATTATTFGATTGFTAGQNSGTSLFNTCFKPAGQTSGFSFGSTSAPSTGLGANTGLTLGSGSTLFGQQKPGGLFGNTGSNATFNPSSSFGSSTFGTNSNVGTGMGMGLLGAGVSNNQTKSSGTVPVHQQILALVSAPFGDSPLLKNLLPASGKTEELLKPANTPSKIANGIQYKVTADNKSPKIKAKVVTPAQLSKKSMFEGLEEEDPLSEAFQPRPNAKRLVLRPKSMSNSIVSSPIEVVGKNSQSVEKGESTMNGLDNSVNNRSIEAIDKENHSQDNNRQIANDRRSSTSWLKTSLPRNSTTKQLEEESFDGQRSPYSALNTTPEEAINNTVTELRPYAAHNSSKQIHAEMNNSVDTSIKNSSTADQTGTEITAQNTDSSQELNDSSFWALQTPNAAKVILKRAGYYTIPPLDKLEDYVRGETCVVPNFTVGREGYGNVYFPDSFDIYGLNLDEIVHFRHKEVIIYPDDEKKPPVGQGLNRKAQVTLDRVWPHDKSLHKPITDPHRLAAMDYEEKLRRVSAKHDTRFLEYRPETGSWVFKVEHFSKYGLSDSDEDDSNNAPSTNDPKRLKLSAMSQQKASNKLVQSNRQPENRVIGNGVNGVTYDSKMYEGKSPSRISFYGKSSINDHDRKKQSPVSPTGDNARILGTDSHKLQLMKASFFDGSDNEMNEVYEQDLTRTLLLPGQKNSVARCYFDTIESVDEEHRRKMTYSPILRSNMTVHHTPAIVYDEPPILSKTDTKSKSSMDVVATKSSIYGKSFPDPIVMPVTAILKWHSEVIPLSKSIINKLQSRSVADAGIQMGRMFRPSWGRGLTLLTLSTRGQADDVPLHSSFEYIGSYVNGRRPEDTTSVTIVQRIQILGDGNGVEEDRIESFERSIEGHLKIQLSHRIMDQEGDCPIFEVDTDINKASMALHAHCSLAEEFVEQFSADSSAAYVANVWQLCVALWGTLPDVNVLTANPADHNIVVARREAIGEWLKSVIQRSLETEITKTSNEKRILDLLSASELQGACEIAREAGDHCLALLMAQLRSGMPTKALIKQQIALWQDSGVDENISTDRLKLFALVAGEPLVSSKHGLINVCEDLDWKRALAVHLWYFSSPVASIRDTLELYESAFDTSKATYAYAAAPIPEYKGASDYEFEVNNGQTIYDLCYHLLKLFCIGNHTLGELLNPAAHTADPLDYRLSWLMQQVLLALGYSHLSEHVAALTHINFATQLEAYGLWHWAIFVMLHLKDAGKRKEAVKNLLQRHTEIDNIPDYIEREKFLREELGIPSVWIHEAKAVKSYVAKRYGEAASYFIEAEQWNTAHEIIIEHLAADAIINENYEYLRDLLSPLIPPECSSAISGWSYQGDLLWEYMEITMDIESLLRGADPHEITYKLELLRPRLTCLCLKINQFPCPTAKHRLCQAEIAKRTLHLARSLLQANENKSTVILQLVLQLPLPEDYAQQELRPIVNMRVNEIISQAV, from the exons CGGAGCAACCACAGGAACATCAGCATTCGGACAATCCAATAAACCAGGTGGTTTTAGCTTTGGTGCATCAACTGGAACAAATTTATTTGGACAACCACAACAAACTACACAACAGACCACTCCTTTTGGACAGACCAATAGTACCGGAAATACAAATTTGTTTGGCTCAACACCTG GCTTTGGCAGTACAAATACCACCAATACTGGTGTGATTGGCACTGTTGTTAAATTTACTCCTGTCATCACAACCGATTCTATGTCGAAAAATGGAATATCTCATAGTATATCAGCGAGGCACTGTTGCATCGTGGCAATGAAAGAATACGAATCGAAATCATATGAAGAATTACGTTTTGAGGATTATTCCGTAGGACGCAAAG GACCCAGTACAGGTTTATTTGGTACACCTGCACAACCTTCTCCTTTTGTCAATGCAGGGGCAGGAACTAGTACTGCAACAACGg GTTTTGGTGGAATGAGTGGCGGTTTTGGAACCACTACACAATCTGGATCGAGCGGTCCTTTCGGAAAACCCATGACAAGTTTCGGGACACCGTCGACTACAACTACGAACAGCTTTGCGTTTAATTCTACTGCGAACACAAATTTGTTTGGTAGTAACaatcaggctaaaccattcggTA CAGCTGCGCCAACACCGCTCTTTGCAACAAGCAATACTAATCAAACTGCTGGTACAGGTTTCGGTGGTATTAATACAGCTCAAAATACTGGCTTTGGACCTACATTTGGATCGACACAACCAAATCAG AGTATTGGTTTATTTAACCAAAACAAATCTGCTTTTAATGTGCCGTCTACATCGTCTAGTACTGCATTCACCAGTTTTGGTCAGACACCTTCTGGCAATACAGGTTCAACTTTATTTGGCACTAAATCCACTGGAACAACAGGTTTCGGATCTGCATCCACATTTGGTGCGACTACAGCAACGACTTTTGGAGCTACAACAGGTTTCACTGCTGGTCAAAACTCTGGTACTTCATTATTTAATACATGTTTTAAACCTGCAGGACAGACGTCTGGATTCTCGTTTGGTTCAACTTCTGCACCTTCGACTGGACTGG GTGCAAATACGGGTTTGACTCTGGGTAGTGGTTCTACTTTATTTGGACAACAAAAACCAGGTGGTTTATTCGGTAATACTGGTAGCAATGCAACATTCAATCCTTCCTCATCATTTGGATCATCAACTTTTGGAACTAATTCAAATGTGGGAACTGGCATGGGAATGGGTTTACTCGGTGCTGG CGTGTCGAACAATCAAACGAAGAGTTCTGGAACCGTACCAGTACATCAGCAGATTTTGGCACTGGTATCAGCACCATTTGGGGACTCGCCATTACTAAAAAACCTTTTGCCA GCTTCTGGTAAAACTGAAGAACTGTTGAAACCTGCAAATACGCCTTCAAAAATAGCCAATGGCATTCAGTACAAGGTTACGGCTGATAACAAATCTCCGAAAATCAAAGCTAAAGTGGTTACCCCAGCACAATTATCAAAG AAATCGATGTTCGAGGGCCTCGAGGAGGAGGATCCACTCTCTGAAGCATTTCAGCCCCGTCCAAATGCAAAGCGTTTAGTGTTACGTCCGAAATCTATGAGTAATTCGATTGTATCGTCACCAATCGAAGTCGTGGGAAAGAATTCGCAGTCCGTAGAGAAAGGAGAAAGTACAATGAATGGGCTAGATAATTCTGTTAATAATCGATCCATCGAGGccatagataaagaaaaccaCAGTCAAGATAATAATCGTCAAATAGCGAACGACCGTCGATCATCGACATCTTG GTTGAAGACGAGTCTCCCTCGGAACTCTACAACAAAACAGTTGGAGGAAGAATCATTCGACGGACAACGTTCGCCGTACTCTGCGTTAAATACAACCCCGGAAGAAGCAATAAATAATACCGTGACTGAACTACGGCCGTATGCTGCTCACAATTCATCGAAACAAATACACGCTGAGATGAACAATTCCGTGGATACGTCGATAAAGAATTCCTCAACAGCCGACCAAACGGGCACGGAGATCACTGCTCAGAATACTG ATTCGAGTCAAGAATTGAACGATAGTTCGTTTTGGGCATTGCAAACGCCGAATGCAGCAAAAGTGATATTGAAGCGTGCAGGCTATTATACTATTCCGCCATTGGACAAATTGGAGGATTACGTTCGCGGAGAAACTTGCGTCGTCCCAAACTTCACAGTTGGACGAGAGGGTTACGGAAATGTATATTTTCCTGATTCGTTCGATATCTATGGACTGAATTTGGATGAAATCG TACATTTTCGACACAAGGAGGTCATCATTTATCCGGATGACGAGAAGAAGCCACCGGTAGGTCAGGGATTAAATAGAAAAGCGCAAGTGACTTTGGACAGGGTATGGCCGCACGATAAATCTTTACACAAACCTATAACCGACCCTCATCGACTGGCTGCAATGGATTACGAAGAAAAATTACGACGAGTATCCGCGAAACACGATACCAGATTTCTTGAATATCGCCCTGAAACTGGTTCATGGGTCTTCAAG GTCGAGCATTTTTCAAAATACGGTTTGAGCGATTCGGACGAAGACGACAGTAACAATGCACCTTCAACGAACGATCCGAAGAGATTGAAGTTATCTGCTATGTCTCAACAGAAAGCTTCAAACAAACTTGTACAATCGAATCGTCAGCCG GAGAATAGAGTAATCGGAAACGGTGTAAATGGCGTGACCTACGATTCGAAAATGTACGAGGGAAAATCTCCCTCGAGGATATCGTTTTACGGAAAATCTTCGATTAACG ATCATGATCGCAAGAAACAATCACCAGTTAGTCCAACAGGTGACAACGCTCGAATTTTGGGCACGGACAGTCATAAATTACAACTGATGAAAGCCAGTTTCTTTGATGGCAGTGACAATGAGATGAATGAAGTATACGAACAAG ATTTGACTCGTACCTTACTTCTTCCTGGTCAGAAAAATTCTGTCGCACGATGTTATTTCGATACCATTGAATCTGTGGACGAGGAACATAGGCGAAAGATGACTTATAGTCCGATACTACGATCAAACATGACGGTCCACCATACACCAGCCATCGTCTACGATGAACCGCCGATACTTTCTAAAACAG ATACTAAATCAAAATCATCTATGGATGTCGTTGCTACAAAGTCGTCAATCTACGGAAAAAGTTTCCCAGACCCTATTGTGATGCCAGTAACCGCGATTCTGAAATGGCATTCTGAAGTGATACCGCTATCGAAATCCATTATAAACAAGTTACAGTCCCGTTCAGTTGCAGATGCTG GTATACAAATGGGAAGAATGTTTCGACCCAGTTGGGGACGCGGTTTAACACTGCTGACGCTGAGCACACGAGGCCAAGCCGACGACGTACCGCTGCATAGTTCGTTCGAATACATTGGATCGTACGTGAATGGTCGTCGTCCCGAAGATACAACGTCCGTTACGATCGTTCAGCGGATACAAATTTTGGGTGACGGTAACGGGGTCGAAGAAGATCGCATCGAATCTTTCGAG AGAAGCATAGAGGGTCACCTGAAGATTCAATTGTCACACCGTATAATGGATCAAGAGGGAGACTGTCCAATTTTCGAGGTGGATACAGATATTAACAAAGCGAGCATGGCTTTGCACGCGCACTGCAGTTTAGCCGAAGAATTCGTCGAACAGTTTTCTGCCGATAGTTCGGCCGCGTATGTTGCTAATGTTTGGCAACTTTGCGTGGCCCTATGGGGAACTCTACCCGACGTGAACGTTCTCACCG CAAATCCAGCCGATCACAATATCGTGGTGGCTCGACGTGAAGCCATAGGCGAATGGTTGAAGAGCGTTATACAAAGATCACTCGAAACGGAGATAACAAAGACCAGTAATGAGAAGAGAATATTGGACTTATTGTCCG CTTCTGAATTACAAGGCGCTTGTGAAATCGCGCGAGAAGCAGGCGATCATTGCCTGGCATTACTTATGGCGCAATTACGTAGCGGTATGCCAACGAAAGCTTTGATAAAGCAGCAAATCGCATTATGGCAAGACTCTGGTGTTGACGAAAACATATCGACGGATCGGTTGAAATTGTTCGCATTAGTGGCAGGTGAACCACTAGTATCTAGTAAACATGGTCTCATCAACGTTTGTGAGGATCTTGATTGGAAAAGAGCGTTAGCCGTTCATCTATG GTATTTTTCGTCTCCAGTCGCCTCCATCAGAGACACGTTGGAGCTTTACGAATCCGCGTTCGACACAAGTAAAGCAACGTATGCTTATGCCGCAGCCCCTATACCCGAATACAAAGGGGCAAGCGATTACGAGTTCGAGGTAAACAACGGACAGACTATATACGATCTGTGCTATCATCTACTGAAATTATTCTGTATCGGTAATCACACGCTGGGAGAACTTTTGAATCCTGCTGCGCATACCGCCGATCCTCTCGATTATAGGCTCAG TTGGTTGATGCAACAAGTACTGTTAGCGTTGGGTTATTCCCATCTCTCTGAACACGTGGCCGCGTTAACGCACATCAATTTTGCCACGCAATTAGAAGCATACGGTCTTTGGCACTGGGCCATATTCGTGATGCTACATTTAAAGGACGCTGGAAAAAGGAAAGAAGCGGTAAAAAATTTGTTACAACGACACACTGAAATCGACAATATACCTGATTATATCGAGCGAGAAAAATTTTTGAGAGAAGAACTCGGCATACCTTCGGTTTGGATTCATGAAGCGAAAGCTGTGAAAAGTTATGTGGCCAAAAG ATACGGAGAGGCTGCGTCCTATTTCATCGAGGCGGAACAGTGGAATACCGCGCACGAAATTATTATCGAACATCTCGCCGCGGATGCTATAATAAATG aaaattacgAGTACCTACGCGACCTGCTGAGTCCGTTGATTCCTCCAGAATGCAGCAGTGCTATAAGCGGTTGGTCTTATCAAGGAGATTTACTTTGGGAATACATGGAAATAACTATGGATATTGAATCATTGTTGCGAGGCGCCGATCCTCATGAAATCACCTACAAATTAGAACTGTTGAGACCGCGATTGACATGTTTGtgtttgaagattaatcaattTCCGTGTCCGACCGCAAAGCATAG ACTCTGCCAAGCAGAAATTGCAAAAAGAACGTTGCATCTAGCCAGAAGCTTGTTGCAGGCAAACGAAAACAAATCTACCGTAATACTTCAACTGGTGTTGCAGTTGCCGTTGCCCGAAGATTATGCTCAACAGGAACTTCGCCCTATTGTCAATATGCGGGTGAACGAAATTATATCGCAGGCAGTGTAA
- the Nup98-96 gene encoding nuclear pore complex protein Nup98-96 isoform X2 yields MFGQTGNTSFSGFNTAQQTSPFGQSAFGKPIATTSFGSGTTPVFGSGNTSLFSSKPAGSTAGGLFGNTTTPPAFTQPSFGGFGTTNTNTNLFGNQQNASTSLFGATTGTSAFGQSNKPGGFSFGASTGTNLFGQPQQTTQQTTPFGQTNSTGNTNLFGSTPGFGSTNTTNTGVIGTVVKFTPVITTDSMSKNGISHSISARHCCIVAMKEYESKSYEELRFEDYSVGRKGPSTGLFGTPAQPSPFVNAGAGTSTATTGFGGMSGGFGTTTQSGSSGPFGKPMTSFGTPSTTTTNSFAFNSTANTNLFGSNNQAKPFGTAAPTPLFATSNTNQTAGTGFGGINTAQNTGFGPTFGSTQPNQSIGLFNQNKSAFNVPSTSSSTAFTSFGQTPSGNTGSTLFGTKSTGTTGFGSASTFGATTATTFGATTGQTSGFSFGSTSAPSTGLGANTGLTLGSGSTLFGQQKPGGLFGNTGSNATFNPSSSFGSSTFGTNSNVGTGMGMGLLGAGVSNNQTKSSGTVPVHQQILALVSAPFGDSPLLKNLLPASGKTEELLKPANTPSKIANGIQYKVTADNKSPKIKAKVVTPAQLSKKSMFEGLEEEDPLSEAFQPRPNAKRLVLRPKSMSNSIVSSPIEVVGKNSQSVEKGESTMNGLDNSVNNRSIEAIDKENHSQDNNRQIANDRRSSTSWLKTSLPRNSTTKQLEEESFDGQRSPYSALNTTPEEAINNTVTELRPYAAHNSSKQIHAEMNNSVDTSIKNSSTADQTGTEITAQNTDSSQELNDSSFWALQTPNAAKVILKRAGYYTIPPLDKLEDYVRGETCVVPNFTVGREGYGNVYFPDSFDIYGLNLDEIVHFRHKEVIIYPDDEKKPPVGQGLNRKAQVTLDRVWPHDKSLHKPITDPHRLAAMDYEEKLRRVSAKHDTRFLEYRPETGSWVFKVEHFSKYGLSDSDEDDSNNAPSTNDPKRLKLSAMSQQKASNKLVQSNRQPENRVIGNGVNGVTYDSKMYEGKSPSRISFYGKSSINDHDRKKQSPVSPTGDNARILGTDSHKLQLMKASFFDGSDNEMNEVYEQDLTRTLLLPGQKNSVARCYFDTIESVDEEHRRKMTYSPILRSNMTVHHTPAIVYDEPPILSKTDTKSKSSMDVVATKSSIYGKSFPDPIVMPVTAILKWHSEVIPLSKSIINKLQSRSVADAGIQMGRMFRPSWGRGLTLLTLSTRGQADDVPLHSSFEYIGSYVNGRRPEDTTSVTIVQRIQILGDGNGVEEDRIESFERSIEGHLKIQLSHRIMDQEGDCPIFEVDTDINKASMALHAHCSLAEEFVEQFSADSSAAYVANVWQLCVALWGTLPDVNVLTANPADHNIVVARREAIGEWLKSVIQRSLETEITKTSNEKRILDLLSASELQGACEIAREAGDHCLALLMAQLRSGMPTKALIKQQIALWQDSGVDENISTDRLKLFALVAGEPLVSSKHGLINVCEDLDWKRALAVHLWYFSSPVASIRDTLELYESAFDTSKATYAYAAAPIPEYKGASDYEFEVNNGQTIYDLCYHLLKLFCIGNHTLGELLNPAAHTADPLDYRLSWLMQQVLLALGYSHLSEHVAALTHINFATQLEAYGLWHWAIFVMLHLKDAGKRKEAVKNLLQRHTEIDNIPDYIEREKFLREELGIPSVWIHEAKAVKSYVAKRYGEAASYFIEAEQWNTAHEIIIEHLAADAIINENYEYLRDLLSPLIPPECSSAISGWSYQGDLLWEYMEITMDIESLLRGADPHEITYKLELLRPRLTCLCLKINQFPCPTAKHRLCQAEIAKRTLHLARSLLQANENKSTVILQLVLQLPLPEDYAQQELRPIVNMRVNEIISQAV; encoded by the exons CGGAGCAACCACAGGAACATCAGCATTCGGACAATCCAATAAACCAGGTGGTTTTAGCTTTGGTGCATCAACTGGAACAAATTTATTTGGACAACCACAACAAACTACACAACAGACCACTCCTTTTGGACAGACCAATAGTACCGGAAATACAAATTTGTTTGGCTCAACACCTG GCTTTGGCAGTACAAATACCACCAATACTGGTGTGATTGGCACTGTTGTTAAATTTACTCCTGTCATCACAACCGATTCTATGTCGAAAAATGGAATATCTCATAGTATATCAGCGAGGCACTGTTGCATCGTGGCAATGAAAGAATACGAATCGAAATCATATGAAGAATTACGTTTTGAGGATTATTCCGTAGGACGCAAAG GACCCAGTACAGGTTTATTTGGTACACCTGCACAACCTTCTCCTTTTGTCAATGCAGGGGCAGGAACTAGTACTGCAACAACGg GTTTTGGTGGAATGAGTGGCGGTTTTGGAACCACTACACAATCTGGATCGAGCGGTCCTTTCGGAAAACCCATGACAAGTTTCGGGACACCGTCGACTACAACTACGAACAGCTTTGCGTTTAATTCTACTGCGAACACAAATTTGTTTGGTAGTAACaatcaggctaaaccattcggTA CAGCTGCGCCAACACCGCTCTTTGCAACAAGCAATACTAATCAAACTGCTGGTACAGGTTTCGGTGGTATTAATACAGCTCAAAATACTGGCTTTGGACCTACATTTGGATCGACACAACCAAATCAG AGTATTGGTTTATTTAACCAAAACAAATCTGCTTTTAATGTGCCGTCTACATCGTCTAGTACTGCATTCACCAGTTTTGGTCAGACACCTTCTGGCAATACAGGTTCAACTTTATTTGGCACTAAATCCACTGGAACAACAGGTTTCGGATCTGCATCCACATTTGGTGCGACTACAGCAACGACTTTTGGAGCTACAACAG GACAGACGTCTGGATTCTCGTTTGGTTCAACTTCTGCACCTTCGACTGGACTGG GTGCAAATACGGGTTTGACTCTGGGTAGTGGTTCTACTTTATTTGGACAACAAAAACCAGGTGGTTTATTCGGTAATACTGGTAGCAATGCAACATTCAATCCTTCCTCATCATTTGGATCATCAACTTTTGGAACTAATTCAAATGTGGGAACTGGCATGGGAATGGGTTTACTCGGTGCTGG CGTGTCGAACAATCAAACGAAGAGTTCTGGAACCGTACCAGTACATCAGCAGATTTTGGCACTGGTATCAGCACCATTTGGGGACTCGCCATTACTAAAAAACCTTTTGCCA GCTTCTGGTAAAACTGAAGAACTGTTGAAACCTGCAAATACGCCTTCAAAAATAGCCAATGGCATTCAGTACAAGGTTACGGCTGATAACAAATCTCCGAAAATCAAAGCTAAAGTGGTTACCCCAGCACAATTATCAAAG AAATCGATGTTCGAGGGCCTCGAGGAGGAGGATCCACTCTCTGAAGCATTTCAGCCCCGTCCAAATGCAAAGCGTTTAGTGTTACGTCCGAAATCTATGAGTAATTCGATTGTATCGTCACCAATCGAAGTCGTGGGAAAGAATTCGCAGTCCGTAGAGAAAGGAGAAAGTACAATGAATGGGCTAGATAATTCTGTTAATAATCGATCCATCGAGGccatagataaagaaaaccaCAGTCAAGATAATAATCGTCAAATAGCGAACGACCGTCGATCATCGACATCTTG GTTGAAGACGAGTCTCCCTCGGAACTCTACAACAAAACAGTTGGAGGAAGAATCATTCGACGGACAACGTTCGCCGTACTCTGCGTTAAATACAACCCCGGAAGAAGCAATAAATAATACCGTGACTGAACTACGGCCGTATGCTGCTCACAATTCATCGAAACAAATACACGCTGAGATGAACAATTCCGTGGATACGTCGATAAAGAATTCCTCAACAGCCGACCAAACGGGCACGGAGATCACTGCTCAGAATACTG ATTCGAGTCAAGAATTGAACGATAGTTCGTTTTGGGCATTGCAAACGCCGAATGCAGCAAAAGTGATATTGAAGCGTGCAGGCTATTATACTATTCCGCCATTGGACAAATTGGAGGATTACGTTCGCGGAGAAACTTGCGTCGTCCCAAACTTCACAGTTGGACGAGAGGGTTACGGAAATGTATATTTTCCTGATTCGTTCGATATCTATGGACTGAATTTGGATGAAATCG TACATTTTCGACACAAGGAGGTCATCATTTATCCGGATGACGAGAAGAAGCCACCGGTAGGTCAGGGATTAAATAGAAAAGCGCAAGTGACTTTGGACAGGGTATGGCCGCACGATAAATCTTTACACAAACCTATAACCGACCCTCATCGACTGGCTGCAATGGATTACGAAGAAAAATTACGACGAGTATCCGCGAAACACGATACCAGATTTCTTGAATATCGCCCTGAAACTGGTTCATGGGTCTTCAAG GTCGAGCATTTTTCAAAATACGGTTTGAGCGATTCGGACGAAGACGACAGTAACAATGCACCTTCAACGAACGATCCGAAGAGATTGAAGTTATCTGCTATGTCTCAACAGAAAGCTTCAAACAAACTTGTACAATCGAATCGTCAGCCG GAGAATAGAGTAATCGGAAACGGTGTAAATGGCGTGACCTACGATTCGAAAATGTACGAGGGAAAATCTCCCTCGAGGATATCGTTTTACGGAAAATCTTCGATTAACG ATCATGATCGCAAGAAACAATCACCAGTTAGTCCAACAGGTGACAACGCTCGAATTTTGGGCACGGACAGTCATAAATTACAACTGATGAAAGCCAGTTTCTTTGATGGCAGTGACAATGAGATGAATGAAGTATACGAACAAG ATTTGACTCGTACCTTACTTCTTCCTGGTCAGAAAAATTCTGTCGCACGATGTTATTTCGATACCATTGAATCTGTGGACGAGGAACATAGGCGAAAGATGACTTATAGTCCGATACTACGATCAAACATGACGGTCCACCATACACCAGCCATCGTCTACGATGAACCGCCGATACTTTCTAAAACAG ATACTAAATCAAAATCATCTATGGATGTCGTTGCTACAAAGTCGTCAATCTACGGAAAAAGTTTCCCAGACCCTATTGTGATGCCAGTAACCGCGATTCTGAAATGGCATTCTGAAGTGATACCGCTATCGAAATCCATTATAAACAAGTTACAGTCCCGTTCAGTTGCAGATGCTG GTATACAAATGGGAAGAATGTTTCGACCCAGTTGGGGACGCGGTTTAACACTGCTGACGCTGAGCACACGAGGCCAAGCCGACGACGTACCGCTGCATAGTTCGTTCGAATACATTGGATCGTACGTGAATGGTCGTCGTCCCGAAGATACAACGTCCGTTACGATCGTTCAGCGGATACAAATTTTGGGTGACGGTAACGGGGTCGAAGAAGATCGCATCGAATCTTTCGAG AGAAGCATAGAGGGTCACCTGAAGATTCAATTGTCACACCGTATAATGGATCAAGAGGGAGACTGTCCAATTTTCGAGGTGGATACAGATATTAACAAAGCGAGCATGGCTTTGCACGCGCACTGCAGTTTAGCCGAAGAATTCGTCGAACAGTTTTCTGCCGATAGTTCGGCCGCGTATGTTGCTAATGTTTGGCAACTTTGCGTGGCCCTATGGGGAACTCTACCCGACGTGAACGTTCTCACCG CAAATCCAGCCGATCACAATATCGTGGTGGCTCGACGTGAAGCCATAGGCGAATGGTTGAAGAGCGTTATACAAAGATCACTCGAAACGGAGATAACAAAGACCAGTAATGAGAAGAGAATATTGGACTTATTGTCCG CTTCTGAATTACAAGGCGCTTGTGAAATCGCGCGAGAAGCAGGCGATCATTGCCTGGCATTACTTATGGCGCAATTACGTAGCGGTATGCCAACGAAAGCTTTGATAAAGCAGCAAATCGCATTATGGCAAGACTCTGGTGTTGACGAAAACATATCGACGGATCGGTTGAAATTGTTCGCATTAGTGGCAGGTGAACCACTAGTATCTAGTAAACATGGTCTCATCAACGTTTGTGAGGATCTTGATTGGAAAAGAGCGTTAGCCGTTCATCTATG GTATTTTTCGTCTCCAGTCGCCTCCATCAGAGACACGTTGGAGCTTTACGAATCCGCGTTCGACACAAGTAAAGCAACGTATGCTTATGCCGCAGCCCCTATACCCGAATACAAAGGGGCAAGCGATTACGAGTTCGAGGTAAACAACGGACAGACTATATACGATCTGTGCTATCATCTACTGAAATTATTCTGTATCGGTAATCACACGCTGGGAGAACTTTTGAATCCTGCTGCGCATACCGCCGATCCTCTCGATTATAGGCTCAG TTGGTTGATGCAACAAGTACTGTTAGCGTTGGGTTATTCCCATCTCTCTGAACACGTGGCCGCGTTAACGCACATCAATTTTGCCACGCAATTAGAAGCATACGGTCTTTGGCACTGGGCCATATTCGTGATGCTACATTTAAAGGACGCTGGAAAAAGGAAAGAAGCGGTAAAAAATTTGTTACAACGACACACTGAAATCGACAATATACCTGATTATATCGAGCGAGAAAAATTTTTGAGAGAAGAACTCGGCATACCTTCGGTTTGGATTCATGAAGCGAAAGCTGTGAAAAGTTATGTGGCCAAAAG ATACGGAGAGGCTGCGTCCTATTTCATCGAGGCGGAACAGTGGAATACCGCGCACGAAATTATTATCGAACATCTCGCCGCGGATGCTATAATAAATG aaaattacgAGTACCTACGCGACCTGCTGAGTCCGTTGATTCCTCCAGAATGCAGCAGTGCTATAAGCGGTTGGTCTTATCAAGGAGATTTACTTTGGGAATACATGGAAATAACTATGGATATTGAATCATTGTTGCGAGGCGCCGATCCTCATGAAATCACCTACAAATTAGAACTGTTGAGACCGCGATTGACATGTTTGtgtttgaagattaatcaattTCCGTGTCCGACCGCAAAGCATAG ACTCTGCCAAGCAGAAATTGCAAAAAGAACGTTGCATCTAGCCAGAAGCTTGTTGCAGGCAAACGAAAACAAATCTACCGTAATACTTCAACTGGTGTTGCAGTTGCCGTTGCCCGAAGATTATGCTCAACAGGAACTTCGCCCTATTGTCAATATGCGGGTGAACGAAATTATATCGCAGGCAGTGTAA